A single window of Montipora capricornis isolate CH-2021 chromosome 14, ASM3666992v2, whole genome shotgun sequence DNA harbors:
- the LOC138031890 gene encoding uncharacterized G-patch domain protein DDB_G0278987-like — translation MTPSKKQVAAKRKQKNPQTHKSPPSQIQLHQGSGLHYQEGNSSHLLSLPAFRKQLSPSTADPASTSNKKEPVNRKQQPQADHSSSHQPSDHELSDHQENDNTDVPPPPTAADSVTSRKKQKGKIKNKTAEQTTTSLSTPSTCSDKSTKKQITHVLSDDDDDSDKNAVITT, via the coding sequence ATGACGCCAAGCAAAAAACAAGTAGCTgcgaaaagaaagcaaaaaaacccTCAAACACACAAGAGTCCACCTTCCCAAATCCAATTACATCAGGGTTCTGGACTTCATTACCAAGAGGGCAACAGTAGCCACCTGCTTTCCCTGCCAGCTTTCAGAAAACAGCTTAGTCCAAGCACAGCTGATCCTGCCTCAACATCAAACAAAAAGGAACCTGTAAATAGAAAGCAACAACCACAGGCAGATCACAGTTCTTCTCATCAGCCTTCTGATCATGAGCTTAGTGATCATCAAGAGAATGACAACACTGATGTTCCCCCTCCACCCACAGCTGCAGATTCTGTTACATCACGgaagaaacaaaaaggaaaaataaaaaataaaacagcaGAGCAAACAACTACTTCCTTGTCAACACCTTCTACCTGCAGCGACAAATCTACAAAAAAACAGATAACACATGTTTTaagtgatgatgacgatgacagtGATAAAAATGCAGTCATCACAACATGA